One part of the Musa acuminata AAA Group cultivar baxijiao chromosome BXJ1-5, Cavendish_Baxijiao_AAA, whole genome shotgun sequence genome encodes these proteins:
- the LOC135673737 gene encoding E3 ubiquitin-protein ligase UPL4-like isoform X3, whose translation MESSSSGRSDRAGDSGYGSCDSDDFAGGYDSRNLVGRGRLQRVFSGLLDDGSGGSAQLAALTELCEVLSFCMEDAVGYFPLETVVPPLVKLASHESSPDVMLLAIRALTYLCDAMPRSAEAIVRHGALPVLCGRLLAIEYLDVAEQSLQALEKISRKQPVPCLQAGTIAAVLTYIDFFPTNPQRVAVSTVANVCKKLPPDCSTIVIESVPILCSLLQYEDHKLVETVAACLVRITDCFAGSSELLDELCKHGIIQKSLNLIANDGHRSLSRATYSGLIGLLRKLATSSLVAVQTLFELNISRTLMGILMSSDMLRDSAYMSVQDMQTNQVYEVLKLANQLIPPVLRDVPDDQIELAKEKILVDQPNFLHEFSTDILPVSVQVVNSGANAYVCYACVSIINSIAYFSTPDILLDSIKSTNISSFLAGLLSRKDPHVLFLTLKTVEVLMQKLPAVFLSSFIKEGVVYAIDAALLVQEKCSDSVSEHSNDHMVVRDTSRCMCHAFNSSRVSASESKTCRLQKDSIQSLARHIKTTYFTHEAVDSEMGFTETLQKLKILCTVLNDNVDSCSTSDGCLQNEENLTQILLQVMREFSEGESMSTFEFIESGIARFLSCYLSNGKYLLGTTSAIDLSSHTLTVLKRFQIFSSICLSNPGQSWDNMLLAVLLKKFQNALSSLDNFPVILSHGFKLRNTYTDIPVRGITKNPCLRVRFVRQNEDTNLSDLDNVVNVDISSSFDALEGYLWPKVNKGKNGHRTESADRKADDTTSGIKHVSEKNPIETHTNISQESCISNSAEVSRQEEQYLPAVDSSPKQTMSAKEVTEGSSASPSIGSAKPKLTFSLRGKQLDSSMTIYQAVLEEQKGAEFDMVVGSKFWSEVYKLTYKSAEPKANDSEMLNCVPQSSVFWNKHGFSDWKYPFLLAELPCKIDKLNASYDVLFMLKIFEGMNHYLFQLLSDERLNAFAEGRIENFDDLKVIVSSIPQVEFVNSKLNDKLEQQMQDPLVLTTGCMPSWCGQLMAACPFLFSFEARRKYFYLTTFGSLRSQQNNIQNLDGSGTNSLNDRHSYSGSLRKKFIVNRNNILESAVKMMKLHAQSKGTLEVEYAEEVGTGLGPTMEFFTLASHEFQKVGLGMWRGDLSYAGRSTIDGYSEFVLAPFGLFPRPWSTSTDVSGVAEFPEVIKMFLLLGKLVAKAIKDGRILDIPFSRAFYKIILEQELSICDIQSIDPELGRTMLEFQALVNRKRFLESISGDSSNLCYRNTSVKDLCLDFTLPGFPDYPLLSESTKMVNIVNLEEYVTMVVDATIGSGISRQIDAFKSGFNEVFSLKALQIFTKDELERLLCGEQDCWDFTELVDHINFDHGYTGSSPTVVSFLEIIQELERDQRRAFLQFVTGSPRLPPGGLAALKPKLTVVRKQHSSCDADMDLPSVMTCANYLKLPPYSSKEKMRHKLLYAITEGQGSFHLS comes from the exons ATGGAGTCGTCCTCGTCCGGGAGGTCCGATCGGGCCGGGGACTCTGGCTACGGCTCATGCGACTCCGACGATTTCGCTGGGGGATACGACTCCCGAAACCTTGTGGGGCGGGGAAGGCTGCAGAGGGTCTTCTCCGGCCTCCTCGATGACGGCTCTGGGGGCTCGGCGCAGCTGGCGGCGCTGACCGAGCTCTGCGAGGTGCTTTCTTTCTGCATGGAGGATGCCGTCGGGTACTTCCCGCTGGAGACGGTCGTGCCGCCGCTCGTGAAGCTTGCCAGCCACGAGAGCAGCCCCGACGTCATGCTTTTGGCCATAAGAGCGCTCACGTACCTCTGTGACGCGATGCCGAGGTCGGCCGAAGCCATTGTCCGGCATGGAGCACTGCCTGTCCTCTGCGGGAGGCTGTTGGCGATCGAATACTTGGACGTGGCAGAGCAG AGCTTACAAGCATTAGAAAAGATATCGCGGAAGCAACCAGTTCCATGCTTGCAAGCTGGAACAATCGCTGCTGTCTTAACTTACATTGATTTCTTTCCAACGAATCCTCAG CGAGTGGCGGTTTCAACTGTAGCGAACGTGTGCAAGAAGCTTCCTCCTGATTGCTCTACGATTGTCATCGAATCTGTTCCTATTCTGTGCTCTCTTCTCCAATATGAGGATCATAAG CTGGTAGAAACTGTTGCTGCTTGTCTGGTAAGGATAACGGATTGTTTTGCTGGTTCCTCCGAATTGCTGGATGAACTCTGCAAGCATGGGATTATACAGAAGTCGCTGAATTTGATTGCTAATGATGGTCATAGATCACTTAGTCGGGCAACTTATTCT GGTTTGATTGGTCTTCTCAGGAAGCTTGCCACTAGCTCCCTTGTGGCAGTTCAGACTCTCTTCGAGCTTAATATAAGTCGCACTTTGATGGGCATCTTGATGAGTTCTGACATGTTACGTGATTCTGCTTACATGTCTGTTCAAGATATGCAAACCAATCAG GTATATGAAGTTCTTAAGTTAGCTAATCAGTTGATCCCGCCAGTATTAAGAGATGTTCCAGATGATCAGATAGAACTAGCCAAGGAGAAGATTCTAGTAGATCAACCTAATTTCTTGCATGAGTTTTCTACGGACATTCTTCCTGTCTCTGTTCAG GTGGTGAATTCTGGTGCAAATGCATACGTATGTTATGCCTGTGTTTCAATTATAAACAGTATTGCCTATTTCAGCACACCTGACATTCTTCTAGACTCAATCAAaagtacaaacatctcaag TTTTTTGGCAGGACTTTTGTCCCGGAAAGATCCACACGTGTTATTTTTGACACTGAAGACTGTTGAGGTTCTGATGCAAAAACTTCCTGCTGTCTTCTTAAGCTCTTTTATTAAGGAGGGGGTAGTTTATGCAATTGACGCTGCACTTTTAGTGCAAGAGAAATGCTCAGATTCTGTATCGGAACACTCCAATGATCACATGGTTGTAAGAGATACTTCGAGATGTATGTGCCATGCTTTTAATTCATCTAGGGTTTCAGCCTCTGAATCAAAAACATGCAGGCTTCAAAAAGATAGTATTCAAAGTTTGGCAAGGCACATAAAGACTACCTACTTTACCCATGAAGCAGTGGATTCTGAGATGGGCTTTACAGAAACtcttcaaaaactcaaaatctTGTGCACAGTATTAAATGATAATGTGGATAGTTGTTCCACTAGTGATGGTTGCCTTCAAAATGAAGAGAACCTGACTCAAATATTACTTCAAGTCATGAGAGAGTTCTCTGAGGGAGAGTCTATGTCTACCTTTGAGTTCATTGAGAGTGGTATTGCAAGATTTCTGTCTTGTTATTTATCGAATGGCAAGTATCTATTGGGAACTACCAGTGCTATTGACTTATCAAGTCACACTCTTACTGTACTGAAGAGATTTCAGATATTTTCTTCCATTTGCTTATCAAATCCTGGTCAGAGTTGGGATAACATGCTTTTGGCAGTATTATTGAAGAAATTTCAGAATGCATTGTCTTCTTTGGATAATTTTCCTGTTATTCTAAGCCATGGTTTCAAGCTGAGAAACACTTATACAGATATCCCTGTcagaggcatcactaagaatcccTGTTTAAGAGTACGTTTTGTGCGTCAAAATGAGGATACAAACTTATCTGACTTGGACAATGTCGTAAATGTTGATATTTCTTCATCCTTTGATGCTTTAGAAGGATATCTTTGGCCGAAAGTTAACAAAGGCAAGAATGGACATCGGACAGAGTCTGCAGATAGGAAAGCAGATGACACTACTTCAGGGATAAAACATGTCTCAGAAAAGAATCCTATAGAGACACACACAAACATCTCACAGGAGTCATGTATTTCCAACTCTGCTGAG GTAAGCAGGCAAGAAGAACAATATTTACCTGCAGTAGACAGTAGTCCAAAACAGACTATGTCTg CCAAGGAAGTCACTGAAGGAAGTTCAGCATCTCCAAGCATTGGAAGTGCAAAACCAAAGTTAACTTTCAGTTTAAGAGGGAAACAACTTGATTCCTCTATGACCATTTATCAAGCAgttcttgaagaacagaaaggtgCAGAATTTGATATGGTTGTGGGATCAAAGTTCTGGAGTGAAGTGTACAAATTAACCTATAAAAGTGCGGAACCAAAAGCAAATGATAGTGAAATGCTTAATTGTGTTCCTCAGTCATCTGTCTTTTGGAATAAACATGGATTCTCAGATTGGAAGTATCCTTTTCTGCTAGCTGAGCTTCCGTGTAAAATCGATAAATTGAATGCCTCGTATGATGTCTTGTTTATGTTGAAGATTTTCGAGGGAATGAATCACTATTTGTTTCAACTGTTGAGCGATGAGAGACTCAATGCTTTTGCCGAAGGGAGAATAGAGAACTTTGATGATCTGaaggtgatagtttcttcaattcCACAGGTTGAGTTTGTGAACAGTAAATTAAATGATAAGTTGGAGCAACAAATGCAAGACCCGTTGGTATTAACCACTGGTTGCATGCCATCATGGTGTGGCCAGTTAATGGCTGCATGCcctttcttattttcttttgaGGCAAGACGGAAGTACTTCTACCTTACAACATTTGGTTCTTTAAGAAGTCAGCAGAATAACATACAGAACTTAGATGGTAGTGGTACCAACTCCTTAAATGATCGACATTCATATTCAGGTTCTTTACGTAAGAAGTTCATAGTCAATCGCAACAATATTCTTGAAAGTGCTGTGAAAATGATGAAATTACATGCTCAAAGTAAGGGAACTCTTGAAGTGGAATACGCTGAGGAAGTGGGTACTGGCCTAGGTCCCACAATGGAGTTCTTTACATTAGCAAGTCACGAATTTCAAAAGGTTGGATTGGGTATGTGGAGAGGGGATCTTAGTTATGCAGGAAGAAGTACCATTGATGGTTATTCTGAATTTGTGCTAGCTCCCTTTGGACTATTTCCTCGTCCATGGTCAACATCAACAGATGTCTCGGGTGTTGCTGAATTTCCTGAAGTGATTAAAATGTTTCTTCTTCTCGGGAAGCTTGTGGCGAAGGCAATTAAAGATGGGAGGATCCTAGATATACCATTTTCTAGGGCCTTCTACAAGATTATACTTGAGCAG GAGCTCAGTATATGTGATATCCAGTCAATTGATCCAGAACTTGGAAGGACTATGTTGGAGTTTCAAGCTCTTGTCAATAGGAAAAGATTTTTGGAATCAATTTCTGGAGACTCTTCAAATTTATGTTACAGGAATACCAGTGTTAAGGATCTTTGTCTTGATTTCACTCTTCCCGGCTTCCCTGATTATCCACTTCTATCAGAGAGTACAAAAATG GTGAATATTGTTAACTTGGAAGAATATGTCACAATGGTTGTTGATGCAACAATTGGCAGTGGGATTTCAAGGCAAATTGATGCTTTCAAATCTGGATTTAATGAG GTGTTCTCTTTAAAAGCTCTTCAAATTTTTACCAAAGACGAGCTGGAACGGTTGCTCTGTGGAGAACAAGATTGTTGGGAT TTCACTGAGCTCGTCGATCACATCAACTTCGATCATGGTTATACGGGAAGCAGCCCTACTGTAGTTAGT TTTCTAGAAATCATACAAGAGCTTGAGCGAGATCAGCGTAGGGCTTTCTTGCAATTTGTTACGGGCTCTCCTCGTCTCCCACCTGGAGGCTTAGCTGCACTCAAACCAAAGTTGACAGTGGTTCGTAAG CAGCACAGTAGTTGTGATGCCGATATGGATTTGCCGAGCGTCATGACTTGCGCTAATTATCTAAAGCTCCCACCTTACTCTTCTAAG GAGAAGATGAGACATAAATTGCTTTACGCGATAACAGAAGGCCAGGGGTCATTTCACCTCTCGTAG
- the LOC135673737 gene encoding E3 ubiquitin-protein ligase UPL4-like isoform X4, translating into MEHCLSSAGGCWRSNTWTWQSSLQALEKISRKQPVPCLQAGTIAAVLTYIDFFPTNPQRVAVSTVANVCKKLPPDCSTIVIESVPILCSLLQYEDHKLVETVAACLVRITDCFAGSSELLDELCKHGIIQKSLNLIANDGHRSLSRATYSGLIGLLRKLATSSLVAVQTLFELNISRTLMGILMSSDMLRDSAYMSVQDMQTNQVYEVLKLANQLIPPVLRDVPDDQIELAKEKILVDQPNFLHEFSTDILPVSVQVVNSGANAYVCYACVSIINSIAYFSTPDILLDSIKSTNISSFLAGLLSRKDPHVLFLTLKTVEVLMQKLPAVFLSSFIKEGVVYAIDAALLVQEKCSDSVSEHSNDHMVVRDTSRCMCHAFNSSRVSASESKTCRLQKDSIQSLARHIKTTYFTHEAVDSEMGFTETLQKLKILCTVLNDNVDSCSTSDGCLQNEENLTQILLQVMREFSEGESMSTFEFIESGIARFLSCYLSNGKYLLGTTSAIDLSSHTLTVLKRFQIFSSICLSNPGQSWDNMLLAVLLKKFQNALSSLDNFPVILSHGFKLRNTYTDIPVRGITKNPCLRVRFVRQNEDTNLSDLDNVVNVDISSSFDALEGYLWPKVNKGKNGHRTESADRKADDTTSGIKHVSEKNPIETHTNISQESCISNSAEVSRQEEQYLPAVDSSPKQTMSAKEVTEGSSASPSIGSAKPKLTFSLRGKQLDSSMTIYQAVLEEQKGAEFDMVVGSKFWSEVYKLTYKSAEPKANDSEMLNCVPQSSVFWNKHGFSDWKYPFLLAELPCKIDKLNASYDVLFMLKIFEGMNHYLFQLLSDERLNAFAEGRIENFDDLKVIVSSIPQVEFVNSKLNDKLEQQMQDPLVLTTGCMPSWCGQLMAACPFLFSFEARRKYFYLTTFGSLRSQQNNIQNLDGSGTNSLNDRHSYSGSLRKKFIVNRNNILESAVKMMKLHAQSKGTLEVEYAEEVGTGLGPTMEFFTLASHEFQKVGLGMWRGDLSYAGRSTIDGYSEFVLAPFGLFPRPWSTSTDVSGVAEFPEVIKMFLLLGKLVAKAIKDGRILDIPFSRAFYKIILEQELSICDIQSIDPELGRTMLEFQALVNRKRFLESISGDSSNLCYRNTSVKDLCLDFTLPGFPDYPLLSESTKMVNIVNLEEYVTMVVDATIGSGISRQIDAFKSGFNEVFSLKALQIFTKDELERLLCGEQDCWDFTELVDHINFDHGYTGSSPTVVSFLEIIQELERDQRRAFLQFVTGSPRLPPGGLAALKPKLTVVRKQHSSCDADMDLPSVMTCANYLKLPPYSSKEKMRHKLLYAITEGQGSFHLS; encoded by the exons ATGGAGCACTGCCTGTCCTCTGCGGGAGGCTGTTGGCGATCGAATACTTGGACGTGGCAGAGCAG CTTACAAGCATTAGAAAAGATATCGCGGAAGCAACCAGTTCCATGCTTGCAAGCTGGAACAATCGCTGCTGTCTTAACTTACATTGATTTCTTTCCAACGAATCCTCAG CGAGTGGCGGTTTCAACTGTAGCGAACGTGTGCAAGAAGCTTCCTCCTGATTGCTCTACGATTGTCATCGAATCTGTTCCTATTCTGTGCTCTCTTCTCCAATATGAGGATCATAAG CTGGTAGAAACTGTTGCTGCTTGTCTGGTAAGGATAACGGATTGTTTTGCTGGTTCCTCCGAATTGCTGGATGAACTCTGCAAGCATGGGATTATACAGAAGTCGCTGAATTTGATTGCTAATGATGGTCATAGATCACTTAGTCGGGCAACTTATTCT GGTTTGATTGGTCTTCTCAGGAAGCTTGCCACTAGCTCCCTTGTGGCAGTTCAGACTCTCTTCGAGCTTAATATAAGTCGCACTTTGATGGGCATCTTGATGAGTTCTGACATGTTACGTGATTCTGCTTACATGTCTGTTCAAGATATGCAAACCAATCAG GTATATGAAGTTCTTAAGTTAGCTAATCAGTTGATCCCGCCAGTATTAAGAGATGTTCCAGATGATCAGATAGAACTAGCCAAGGAGAAGATTCTAGTAGATCAACCTAATTTCTTGCATGAGTTTTCTACGGACATTCTTCCTGTCTCTGTTCAG GTGGTGAATTCTGGTGCAAATGCATACGTATGTTATGCCTGTGTTTCAATTATAAACAGTATTGCCTATTTCAGCACACCTGACATTCTTCTAGACTCAATCAAaagtacaaacatctcaag TTTTTTGGCAGGACTTTTGTCCCGGAAAGATCCACACGTGTTATTTTTGACACTGAAGACTGTTGAGGTTCTGATGCAAAAACTTCCTGCTGTCTTCTTAAGCTCTTTTATTAAGGAGGGGGTAGTTTATGCAATTGACGCTGCACTTTTAGTGCAAGAGAAATGCTCAGATTCTGTATCGGAACACTCCAATGATCACATGGTTGTAAGAGATACTTCGAGATGTATGTGCCATGCTTTTAATTCATCTAGGGTTTCAGCCTCTGAATCAAAAACATGCAGGCTTCAAAAAGATAGTATTCAAAGTTTGGCAAGGCACATAAAGACTACCTACTTTACCCATGAAGCAGTGGATTCTGAGATGGGCTTTACAGAAACtcttcaaaaactcaaaatctTGTGCACAGTATTAAATGATAATGTGGATAGTTGTTCCACTAGTGATGGTTGCCTTCAAAATGAAGAGAACCTGACTCAAATATTACTTCAAGTCATGAGAGAGTTCTCTGAGGGAGAGTCTATGTCTACCTTTGAGTTCATTGAGAGTGGTATTGCAAGATTTCTGTCTTGTTATTTATCGAATGGCAAGTATCTATTGGGAACTACCAGTGCTATTGACTTATCAAGTCACACTCTTACTGTACTGAAGAGATTTCAGATATTTTCTTCCATTTGCTTATCAAATCCTGGTCAGAGTTGGGATAACATGCTTTTGGCAGTATTATTGAAGAAATTTCAGAATGCATTGTCTTCTTTGGATAATTTTCCTGTTATTCTAAGCCATGGTTTCAAGCTGAGAAACACTTATACAGATATCCCTGTcagaggcatcactaagaatcccTGTTTAAGAGTACGTTTTGTGCGTCAAAATGAGGATACAAACTTATCTGACTTGGACAATGTCGTAAATGTTGATATTTCTTCATCCTTTGATGCTTTAGAAGGATATCTTTGGCCGAAAGTTAACAAAGGCAAGAATGGACATCGGACAGAGTCTGCAGATAGGAAAGCAGATGACACTACTTCAGGGATAAAACATGTCTCAGAAAAGAATCCTATAGAGACACACACAAACATCTCACAGGAGTCATGTATTTCCAACTCTGCTGAG GTAAGCAGGCAAGAAGAACAATATTTACCTGCAGTAGACAGTAGTCCAAAACAGACTATGTCTg CCAAGGAAGTCACTGAAGGAAGTTCAGCATCTCCAAGCATTGGAAGTGCAAAACCAAAGTTAACTTTCAGTTTAAGAGGGAAACAACTTGATTCCTCTATGACCATTTATCAAGCAgttcttgaagaacagaaaggtgCAGAATTTGATATGGTTGTGGGATCAAAGTTCTGGAGTGAAGTGTACAAATTAACCTATAAAAGTGCGGAACCAAAAGCAAATGATAGTGAAATGCTTAATTGTGTTCCTCAGTCATCTGTCTTTTGGAATAAACATGGATTCTCAGATTGGAAGTATCCTTTTCTGCTAGCTGAGCTTCCGTGTAAAATCGATAAATTGAATGCCTCGTATGATGTCTTGTTTATGTTGAAGATTTTCGAGGGAATGAATCACTATTTGTTTCAACTGTTGAGCGATGAGAGACTCAATGCTTTTGCCGAAGGGAGAATAGAGAACTTTGATGATCTGaaggtgatagtttcttcaattcCACAGGTTGAGTTTGTGAACAGTAAATTAAATGATAAGTTGGAGCAACAAATGCAAGACCCGTTGGTATTAACCACTGGTTGCATGCCATCATGGTGTGGCCAGTTAATGGCTGCATGCcctttcttattttcttttgaGGCAAGACGGAAGTACTTCTACCTTACAACATTTGGTTCTTTAAGAAGTCAGCAGAATAACATACAGAACTTAGATGGTAGTGGTACCAACTCCTTAAATGATCGACATTCATATTCAGGTTCTTTACGTAAGAAGTTCATAGTCAATCGCAACAATATTCTTGAAAGTGCTGTGAAAATGATGAAATTACATGCTCAAAGTAAGGGAACTCTTGAAGTGGAATACGCTGAGGAAGTGGGTACTGGCCTAGGTCCCACAATGGAGTTCTTTACATTAGCAAGTCACGAATTTCAAAAGGTTGGATTGGGTATGTGGAGAGGGGATCTTAGTTATGCAGGAAGAAGTACCATTGATGGTTATTCTGAATTTGTGCTAGCTCCCTTTGGACTATTTCCTCGTCCATGGTCAACATCAACAGATGTCTCGGGTGTTGCTGAATTTCCTGAAGTGATTAAAATGTTTCTTCTTCTCGGGAAGCTTGTGGCGAAGGCAATTAAAGATGGGAGGATCCTAGATATACCATTTTCTAGGGCCTTCTACAAGATTATACTTGAGCAG GAGCTCAGTATATGTGATATCCAGTCAATTGATCCAGAACTTGGAAGGACTATGTTGGAGTTTCAAGCTCTTGTCAATAGGAAAAGATTTTTGGAATCAATTTCTGGAGACTCTTCAAATTTATGTTACAGGAATACCAGTGTTAAGGATCTTTGTCTTGATTTCACTCTTCCCGGCTTCCCTGATTATCCACTTCTATCAGAGAGTACAAAAATG GTGAATATTGTTAACTTGGAAGAATATGTCACAATGGTTGTTGATGCAACAATTGGCAGTGGGATTTCAAGGCAAATTGATGCTTTCAAATCTGGATTTAATGAG GTGTTCTCTTTAAAAGCTCTTCAAATTTTTACCAAAGACGAGCTGGAACGGTTGCTCTGTGGAGAACAAGATTGTTGGGAT TTCACTGAGCTCGTCGATCACATCAACTTCGATCATGGTTATACGGGAAGCAGCCCTACTGTAGTTAGT TTTCTAGAAATCATACAAGAGCTTGAGCGAGATCAGCGTAGGGCTTTCTTGCAATTTGTTACGGGCTCTCCTCGTCTCCCACCTGGAGGCTTAGCTGCACTCAAACCAAAGTTGACAGTGGTTCGTAAG CAGCACAGTAGTTGTGATGCCGATATGGATTTGCCGAGCGTCATGACTTGCGCTAATTATCTAAAGCTCCCACCTTACTCTTCTAAG GAGAAGATGAGACATAAATTGCTTTACGCGATAACAGAAGGCCAGGGGTCATTTCACCTCTCGTAG